The DNA window CCTTGTGACAACGCCGCAGCCCTGCATTCCGCTTCAACGTCCTCTGACCGTCCCATGCGCGCAGCTTTAGTCGGTGTGGATTTCGGTCAGGGCGACTTCGGCGCCAGTATCGACGAATTGATGCTGCTCGCGCGATCCGCGGGAGCGGAGCCCATCACGACCGTCACCGGCAAGCGTTCCAGCCCCGATGCCGCCTATTTCGTCGGCAGCGGCAAGGCCGACGAGATCGGCCATGCGGTGCAGGACCACCAGCTGGAGATCGTCATCTTCAACCATGCGCTGTCGCCAGCCCAGCAGCGCAACCTGGAAAAGCGCCTGAACGTGCGGGTGCTGGACCGTACCAGCCTGATCCTCGATATCTTTGCCCAGCGTGCCCAGAGCCACGAGGGCAAGCTGCAGGTCGAGCTGGCGCAGCTGCAGCACCTTTCCACGCGGCTGATCCGCGGCTGGACCCACCTGGAGCGCCAGAAGGGCGGTATCGGCCTGCGCGGCCCCGGTGAAACCCAGCTGGAAACCGACCGCCGGCTGATCGGCGAACGGGTGCGGATGCTGCGCGCACGCCTGGCGAAACTGCGCAAGCAGCATGAAACGCAGCGCCGTTCACGTGGCCGCAACAATGCCTTTTCCGTGTCGCTGGTCGGCTATACCAATGCCGGCAAGTCGACGCTGTTCAACGCGCTGACCAAGGCCGGCGTCTATGTAGCGGACCAGTTGTTCGCCACGCTGGACACCACCTCGCGCCGCGTGTACATGGGCGAGGACGCCGGCAACGTCGTGATCTCCGACACGGTCGGCTTCGTGCGCGAACTGCCCCACCAGCTGGTGGCCGCGTTCCGCGCCACGCTGGAGGAAACCATTCACGCCGACCTGCTGCTGCACGTCGTCGATGGTGCAAGCCCGGTGCGGATGGAGCAGATCGAAGAGGTCAACGCTGTGCTGCGCGAGATCGGCGCCGACCATATTCCCCAGATCCTTGTCTGGAACAAGATCGACGCGGCTGGCCTGGAGCCGGCGGTGGAACGTGATGAGCATGATAAGATTGCTCGCGTTTTCATCAGTGCCCGTACGGGCGAAGGCCTCGATCTGCTGCGCTCATCGATCACCGAGGCGGCCCAGGTTCAACGGGAGGCGAATCTGCGTCCGAAGGACGACACGCCGCCCGATGCCATTTCCACATTCACCGATGTCTAAAACATGCCTCTTTCCTCACTAGCGAAAAGATTAGGCCTGAAGCTGTCCCTGAACGACCCCCGCTGGGGCCAGGACAAGGATAACAACAGGCAGGCCCAGGAAGGCAAGAAGCCCGGCGACGGACCGCCGGACCTCGACCAGCTGTGGCGCGACTTCAACCAGCGCCTGAACGGCCTGTTCGGCAACAAGAACCGCAACAACAATAACGGCGGGGGCGGTGGTGGCGGCAACAGTGGCGGCGGCGAGCTGCGCGGTGCCGGCGTGACCGTCGGTGCCGCCGCGGTGATTGCCCTGCTGGTCTGGCTGGCAAGCGGCGCCTTCATCGTGCAGGAAGGGCAGAAGGGCATCGTGACCACGTTCGGCCGCTTCAGCCATGAAACGCCGGCCGGCTTCAACTGGCGCTGGCCGTATCCGTTCCAGGCCAACGAAACCGTCAACGTGGCGCAGGTGCGCACGGTGGAAGTGGGTTATCGCGGCAATACCCGCAACAAGCAGGCCCGCGAATCGCTGATGCTGACCGATGACGAGAACATCATCGACATCCAGTTCGCCGTGCAGTACCAGCTGAGTGATCCGGTGGCATGGCTGTACAACAACCGCGATGCGGAAGACACCGTGCGCCAGGTCGCCGAAACGGCGATCCGCGAGATCGTCGGCCGCAGCAAGATGGACTTCGTGCTGTATGAAGGCCGCGAAAAGGTTGCCTACGACACGCAGCAACTGATGCAGCAGATCCTCGATCGCTACGCATCCGGTGCGCAGGTCACCAATGTGACGATGCAGGGCGTGCAGCCGCCGGAGCAGGTCCAGACCGCGTTCGACGATGCCGTCAAGGCCGGCCAGGACCGCGAACGGCTGAAGAACGAAGGCCAGGCTTATGCGAACCAGGTGGTCCCGACGGCGCGCGGCGCCGCGTTCCGCCTGCTCCAGGAAGCGGAAGCCTATCGCTCGATGGTCGAGCAAAACGCGGCCGGTAATGCCGACCGCTTCAAGTCCGTGCTCGTGGAATACCAGAAGGCACCGGGCGTGACGCGCGACCGCATGTACCTGGACACGATGCAGCAGATCTTCGCCAACACCAGCAAGGTGATGGTCGACTCGAAGGCCGGCAGCAACCTGCTGTACCTGCCGCTGGATAAACTGATCGCGCAAGTTGCCGCCACCGAGGCGCAGCGCGCCAACGTGACGGCGCCGCCACCGTCCGCCGTGCTGCTGCCGCCGCCCGAGCAGTCGTACGCCGGTGACCAGAATCGCGCGCGTGAATCGTCCCGTAGCCGGGAGGGCCGTTAATGAACCGTCTAGTAACTATCGTCGTCACCGCCTTCATCGCGCTGATGCTGCTGTCGTCCACCGTGTTCGTGGTGGACCAGCGCAAGTTCGCCATCGTGTTCGCACTGGGTGAAGTCAAGCAGGTGATCCGCGAGCCCGGGCTGCACTTCAAGCTGCCGCCGCCGTTCCAGAACGTGATCTACCTGGACAAGCGCATCCAGACCCTGGATTCGCCGGAAGCGGACCGCTTCATCACGGCCGAAAAGATGAACATCCTGGTCGATTCGTTCGTCAAGTGGCGCATCGTCGATCCGCGCCTGTACTTCGTCAGATTCGGTGGCGACGAAGGCCGTGCCGGCAACCGCATGGCGCAGATCGTCAAGGCGGCGCTGAACGAGGAAATCACCAAGCGCACCGTGCGCGAAGTGATCTCCGGCCAGCGCGGCAAGGTGATGGAAGGCTTGCGCACCAAGGTGGAGAATGAAGCGAAACAGATCGGCGTGCAGATCCTGGACGTTCGCCTGAAGCGTGTCGACTACGTCGAGCAGATCAACAACTCGGTGTACGAGCGCATGAAGGCCGAGCGCCTGCGCGTGGCCAACGAACTGCGTTCCACCGGTTCGGCCGACTCCGAGAAGATCCGCGCCGATGCCGACAAGCAGCGCGCCGTGATCCTGGCCGAAGCCTACCGCGAAGCCGAGAAGATCCGCGGCGAGGGCGATGCCAAGGCCAGCGCGATCTACGCCGAGGCATTCGGCCGTAATCCCGAGTTCTACAAGTTCTATCGCAGCCTGGAAGCCTACCGGACGTCGTTCAAGACCAAGGCCGACGTGATGCTGATCGACCCGAACTCGGAGTTCTTCAAGTACTTCAAGGGCAGCGGCTCGGCCGGTAAATAAGCCGGAACACGCCACTGCTCAGAAAACCCCAAATGCGGAAGCCGGGGTCAGACCCGCCGGGTCTGACCCCAGTTTTTTGCCTTTGGGGTTCATAGTTTTGCGGGCACGCAGGCACCGGGATCCCCGGGCGGCCAGACTTTTTACCTCTTTAACCACGTTTTCGCGTAAAATATGCGGTTCGGTTTGCGCCGCCCGCTTGCGCGCCGTGCCGATTGAACGTTTTTTAACAAACCGGTTCTCCCATGCCGAATTGGCTTTTGCCCGAACATATTGCGGACGTTTTGCCGTCCGAGGCGCGCAAGATCGAGGAATTGCGTCGCCTGATGCTGGATAACTTCCGCCGCTACGGCTACGAACTCGTGATGCCGCCGCTGCTGGAGTACGTCGAGTCGCTGATGACCGGCGCCGGCCAGGATACCGAGCTGCGCACCTTCAAGCTTGTCGACCAGATCACCGGCCGCATGCTGGGCCTGCGCGCGGACATGACGACCCAGGTCGCCCGCATCGACGCCCACCTGCTCAACCGCGCCTCCGTCACCCGCCTGTGCTATGCCGGCCCGGTGCTGCATACCCGTCCGTCGGGGCTGCATGCCACCCGCGAACCGCTGCAGATCGGCGCCGAGATCTATGGCCACGCCGGCCTGGAAGCGGATGCCGAGATCCAGGAGCTGGCGCTGGCCTCGCTCGAGATGGCGGGCTTTGCCGACGTGCGGCTGGACCTGGCCCACGTGGGCGTGCTGCGCGCGATCCTCGAGCAGGATGCCGCCGCCCAGCGCGACCACGATGCGATCGTGCAGTTGCTGCGCGCGAAGGATGTGCCGGGGCTGCGCGAGCAGACTGCGAACTATGCCGCCGCCACGCGCGACGCGCTGCTGGCGTTGCCGAACCTGTATGGCGATATCGATGTGCTGGGCACCGCGAAACATGCGCTGCCGGACCTGCCGGGGATTGCAAAGGCGCTGGCCGAACTGGCCGCGCTGGCCGCATCCGCCATCGGTCGCGCGGAAGTCGCGATCGACCTTGCCGACCTGCGCGGCTACCAGTACGAAAGCGGCGCCACGTTCGCGCTGTACGTGCCGGGCCTGCCGAACGCGGTGGCCCGCGGCGGCCGCTACGATCACGTGGGTGAAGCCTTCGGCCGCGCCCGTCCCGCGACGGGCTATTCGATGGACTTGCGCGAACTGGCCCGGCTGCTGCCGACGGCCGACCGCAAGCACGCGATCCGCGCGCCATGGGGCAACTCCCCCGAGCTGAAAGAACGTATCGCCGAGCTGCGCAAGGCCGGCGAGGTTGTGATCCAGTCCCTGCCGGGTCACAGCGATGAACAGGACGAGTTCGAGTGCGACCGCGCGCTGGTGCTCGACGAGAGTGGTAGTAACTGGATTCTTAAAAACTTAGGTTAGTGTGATGTCAAAAAAAATCACTGCAACAAACGTGGTCGTCATCGGTACCCAATGGGGCGATGAAGGCAAGGGCAAAATCGTCGACTGGCTGACGGAACACGCGCAAGGCGTGGTGCGCTTCCAGGGCGGCCACAACGCCGGCCACACGCTGGTGATCGGCGGCGTGAAGACCGCGCTGCAGCTGATCCCTTCGGGCATCATGCGCCCGGGCGTGGCCTGCTACATCGGCAACGGTGTCGTCGTCTCCGTGCCGGACGTGCTGCGCGAGATCGACAAGCTGGAAGCCGTGGGCGTGGAAGTGGCGTCGCGTTTGAAGGTTTCCGAAGCCTGCCCGGTGATCCTGCCTTACCACACCGCGCTCGATGGCGCCCGTGAAGCCGCCCGCGGCGCCGCCAAGATCGGCACCACCGGCAAGGGCATTGGCCCGGCCTACGAAGACAAGGTGGCGCGCCGCGCCATCCGCGTTGCCGACCTGCTCAACGAAAAGCGTTTCGCCGAAAAGCTGGCCGAAAACCTGGACTACCACAACTTCGTGCTGGAAAACTACCTGAAGGCACCGAAGGTCGAGTACCAGAAGACCCTCGACGATGCGCTGGCCTATGTGCCGCGCCTGCGCCCGATGGTGGCCGACGTGTCGAGCGCGCTGTATGCCGCGCACAAGGCCGGTGCGAACCTGCTGTTCGAAGGCGCGCAGGGCTCGCTGCTGGACGTGGACCACGGCACCTATCCGTTCGTGACGTCGTCGAACTGCGTGGCCGGCAACGCCGCCGCCGGTGCCGGCGTGGGCCCGAACATGCTGCACTACATCCTGGGCATCACCAAGGCCTACACGACGCGCGTGGGTTCCGGCCCGTTCCCGTCGGAGCTGCCGACCGATGCCGGCGTGGGCCACCACCTGGCGCAAGTCGGCCATGAATTCGGCACCGTGACGGGCCGTGCCCGCCGCTGCGGCTGGTTCGATGCCGCGCTGCTGCGCCGCTCGGTGCAGATCAACGGCGTGTCGGGCATGTGCCTGACGAAGCTGGACGTGCTCGACGGCATCGAGTCGCTGAAGCTGTGCACCGGCTACATGATCGACGGCCGCAAGGTCGACATCTTCCCGGTCGGCGCCGAAGACGCGGCCCGTTGCGAGCCGATCTACGAAGAAATGCCCGGCTGGACGGAAAGCACCGTCGGTGCGAAATCGCTGGCAGCCCTGCCGGCCAATGCACGCGCCTATATCAAGCGCATCGAGGAACTCGTCGGCGTACCCGTCGACATGGTTTCCACGGGACCGGATCGCGAAGAAACCATCGTTCTGCGCCACCCGTTCGAATAAAAAAAGCCACAAGCAGGAAGGAATCAAATGAGCAGCCCTCAATCCGACAACAAGCACCTGTGGGTGACCTGGGATGAATACAACCGCCTCGTCGAAGGCCTGGCACTGAAGGTCTATGAATCGGGCTTCAAGTTCGACATGGTGCTGTGCCTGGCGCGCGGCGGCGTGCGCCCCGGCGACGTATTCTCGCGCATCTTCGACGTGCCGCTGGCGATCCTGTCGACGAGCTCCTACCGCGCCGACAAGGGCACGGTGCAGGGCGACCTCGACATCGCCAAGTACATCACGGTGACGCGCGGCACGCTGGCCGGCAAGATCCTGCTGATCGACGACCTGGCCGATTCCGGCGTGACGCTGATGAAGGTCATCGACCACCTGAAGGCCAACTACGCGGATGTCGAAGAGGTGCGCTCGGCCGTGATCTGGACGAAGGGCAGCTCCGCCTTCAAGCCGGATTACCAGATGCAGGAACTGCCGCACAACCCGTGGATCCACCAGCCGTTCGAGGATTACGACGGGCTGCGTCCCCACCAGCTGGCTTCGTGGCTGAAAAAGGGCGAGCAGAGCGCATAAGCTTTCGCGCTTGCGAGACAATGGCGGAGGGCCTGACGGCCTTCCGCCATTTTTCGTTCTGGTACCCATTCAATAACAATAAAGAGCTTGCCCGATGACCGAAAACTTCTTCCAGACCTTCATCCTGCTGCTGCTGGTGACCGACCCGTTCGGCAACGTGCCCCTGTTCGCCGCCGCACTGCAACCGGTCGCACCGGCGCGGCGGCCGAAGATTGTCGTGCGCGAATGCCTGATCGCGTTTGCCGTGCTGCTGGTGTTCATGTTCTTCGGCCGCCCGTTCCTGCATGCGCTGAGCCTTTCGGAGGTATCGCTGCGCATCGCCGGCAGCGTGATCCTGCTGATGATCGCGATCCGCATGGTCTTCCCGCATCCGGATGGCGTGCTCGGTCGCAACGAGGGCGGCGAGCCGTTCATCGTGCCGCTGGCGATTCCCGCGCTGGCCGGGCCGTCCGCGCTGGCCACGGTGCTGCTGTTTTCCAGCGAAACCCGCGGCGACGTGATGATCCACGTCGCCGCGCTGGCGGCCGTGGTCGTGGTCTGGCTGGCCGTGTTCCTGGGTGCCGAGCGCCTGCAGAAGGTGCTGGGCACGCAGGTGATGACGGCGTTCGAGCGGCTCATGGGGCTCATCCTCGCGGCGATGTCGGTCGAGATGATGCTGGGCGGGATCCGCGAATTCGTGAAGACACTGTAGCCATGAGCGAGCTGCTGGCACTCCCTGTCCTGGCGCTTGCCTTCATTGCGCTGTTTACGCGCGAGGTGATCGCGCCGGCTTCGCGCAATCATTGCGACCGGCGCTGGCTGCTGCTGGCCAGCGGTACCGGCGCGGCCACGGTGGCCGTCACGCTGGCCGCCGGCTGGTTCTTCAGCACCGCCATCCACGAGGCGGCGTTGCTCGACACGAGCGGGTGGCCGGTCCTCGCGACCGGCTTCGCCAGCTTCCTGGCCACGAGTTTCGTGTTCTACTGGTGGCACCGCGCCACGCACCGCTTCGACCTGCTGTGGCGCATCTTCCACCAGCTGCATCACAGCGCGCGGCGGGTGGAAGCGCTGACGGCGTTCTATGCCCATCCGCTCGACTCGGCGGCGGCCATCTGCATCAGTGGCTGCGCCAGCTACCTGCTGCTGGGCGCCAGCCCGACCGCGGCGGCAATCGCATTGCTGCTGACCGGCCTGTTCGACCTGTTCCTGCATGGCGACATCGCGACACCGCGCTGGCTCGGCTACCTGGTGCAGCGGCCGGAAATGCATACGGTCCATCATCAGCTGCATCACCACGCCCAGAACTACGGTTTGCCCGTGTGGGACCTGCTGTTCGGCACGTGGACGAACCCCGAGCACCGCGTGGCGGAGCTGGGCTTCGACGGCGACAAGCCGGACCGCATCGCCGACATGCTGCTGTTCCGGGATGTTCATCGCCCGCACTGACGCTGCCAATTCCACGAAAACGGCTCAGCCATGAAAAAACGCCGCGTCGAACGCGGCGTTTTCATGTGGGGAAGGGTTATTTGTTCCTCTACTTGCCCGTGATCGAAATCACGTCCGCCCCCGGCGCACCGAACATCTGCTCCTTCAGCAGGTGCAGCTGGTCGCGCACCTGCGCGGCCTTCTCGAACTCCAGGTTCTTCGCGTGCTCGACCATGAGCTTCTCGAGGCGCTTGATTTCCTTCGACGCCTGCTTCTCGTTCATCGACTCGTACTTCGCGGTCTCCTGCGCCGCCTTCAGGTTCGTCGACTCGCGGTTCGGATCGTACACGCCGTCGATCATGTCCTTGATGACCTTGTTGACGCCGCGGGCGATGATGCCGTGCTTCTCGTTGTGGGCGAGCTGCTTGGCGCGGCGGCGTTCCGTCTCGTCGATCGCGCGCTTCATCGAATCGGTCATCTGGTCCGCGTACAGCAGCGCCACGCCGTTCAGGTTACGGGCCGCGCGGCCGATCGTCTGGATCAGCGAGCGCTCGGAACGCAGGAAACCTTCCTTGTCGGCGTCCAGGATCGCCACCAGCGACACTTCCGGCAAGTCGAGACCCTCGCGCAGCAGGTTGATGCCGACGACGACGTCGAACGTGCCGATGCGCAGGTCGCGCAGGATTTCCACGCGTTCCACCGTTTCGATATCGCTGTGCAGGTAGCGCACCTTGATGCCGTGGTCCGACAGGTATTCGGTCAGCTGCTCGGACATGCGCTTCGTCAGCGTCGTCACCAGCACGCGCTCGTTCTTCGCGACACGGTCGTTGATTTCCGAGAGCAGGTCGTCGACCTGGGTGCGCGCCGGCCTGACGATCACTTGCGGGTCCACCAGGCCGGTCGGGCGCACCACCTGTTCCACCACCTGGTCGGCATGCTTCTGCTCGTAATCGGCCGGCGTGGCGGACACGAAGACCGTCTGCCGCATCTTGCCCTCGAACTCCTCGAACTTCAGCGGGCGGTTGTCGAGCGCCGACGGCAGGCGGAAACCATAGTCGACCAGGTTCGTCTTGCGCGACCGGTCGCCGTTGTACATGGCCGACAACTGGCCGACCAGCACGTGCGACTCGTCCATGAACATCAGCGCATCCTGCGGCAGGTAGTCGATCAGCGTTGGCGGCGGCTGGCCCGGCAGCGCGCCGGACAGGTGCCGCGAGTAGTTCTCGATGCCCTTCGTAAAGCCGATCTCGGCCATCATTTCCAGGTCGAAGCGGGTGCGCTGCTCGAGGCGCTGCTCCTCGATCAGCTTGCCTTCCTTGCGGAAGAATTCCAGCCGGTCGCGCAGCTCCGCCTTGATCGACTCGATGGCGCGCAGCACCGTCGAGCGCGGCGTCACATAGTGCGAACCGGGGTAGACGGTGAAACGGGGGATCTTCTGGCGCACGCGGCCCGTGAGCGGGTCGAACAGCTGGATCGATTCCAGCTCGTCGTCCCACATTTCCAGGCGCACAGCCAGTTCCGCGTGTTCGGCGGGGAAGATGTCGATCGTGTCCCCCCGCACGCGGAACGTGCCGCGGCCGAAATCGACTTCGTTGCGCGTGTACTGCATCTGGATCAGCCGGGCGATGATGTCGCGCTGGCTCACCTTGTCCTTGGCGCGCAAGGTCAGGATCATCTGGTGGTATTCGTTCGGGTTACCGATACCGTAGATGGCCGACACGGTCGCCACGATGACGACGTCGCGCCGCTCCATCAGCGACTTCGTGCACGACAGCCGCATCTGCTCGATGTGCTCGTTGATCGACGAATCCTTCTCGATAAACAGGTCGCGCTGCGGCACATAGGCTTCCGGCTGGTAGTAATCGTAGTACGACACGAAATACTCGACGGCATTCTGCGGGAAGAACTCACGGAATTCGCTGTACAGCTGGGCAGCCAGCGTCTTGTTGGGCGCGAACACGATTGCCGGGCGGCCCATGCGGGCAATCACATTGGCCATCGTGTAAGTCTTGCCGGAACCCGTCACGCCCAGCAGCGTCTGGAACGAGAGGCCATCCTCGATGCCTTCGCACAGGCTGTCGATCGCCGTCGGCTGGTCGCCGGCGGGCGGGAAGGGCTGGTGCAGCTTGAACGGGGAGTCCGGGAACGTCAGCACGGTGGGCTCGGGAGCGCCTGCCAGTGATAAATCAGCCATGAAGTCAGACCTTTGCTAGAATAGGGAGTTGCGCACACACTGCGCAGTTGTTGCGCAGCGACCGGCACAGATGGTCAATGTTGCGCATCGGAATTGCCGGGTACCGTCATCGCGGTACCGCCGCAGTACCTTGACAGCTTCCTTTGTAGTTTGTAATGCTCACCCCGCTGCGAATCGCATCCAATCGAATCCAATCCTATCATGACGAATCCTTCCGTTTTCAGTGCCATCGAGATGGCTCCGCGCGACCCGATCCTGGGCATCACCGAAGCTTTTAACGCCGACACCAACCCCAATAAAATCAACCTGGGCGTGGGTGTTTATTATGACGACAATGGCAAGGTGCCGCTGCTGTCGTGCGTGCAGAAAGCTGAAAACATCCTGATTGAACAGCCAGCCCCGCGCACGTACCTGCCGATCGAAGGCCTGGCCGCGTATGACAAGGCGGTGCAGGAACTGGTATTTGGGGCTGACAGTGCCGTAGTTCAAGAGCGCCGCGCGATCACCGTGCAGGCCCTGGGCGGCACCGGCGCACTGAAGCTGGGCGCCGACTTCCTGAAGCGTTTCTCGCCGAATTCCGAAGTGTTCATCAGCGATCCAAGCTGGGAAAACCACCGCGCCCTGTTTGAAAGCGCCGGCTTCAAGGTCAACAACTACGCCTACTACGATGCCGCCACCCATGGCGTGAATTTCGAAGGCATGCTGGCCGCGCTGAAGGCCATGCCGCAAGGCGCTGTCGTCGTGCTGCACGCCTGCTGCCACAACCCGACCGGTGCCGACCTGTCCCAGCAGGAATGGGACCAGGTGATCGACGCCGTCGTGACGCGCGGCCTGATCCCGTTCCTGGACATGGCTTACCAGGGCTTTGGTGCCGGCATCGCCGAAGACGGCGCCGTGGTGCGCCGCTTCGCCGCCACCGGCGTGCCGCTGCTGGTGTCGAACTCGTTCTCGAAGTCGTTCTCGCTGTACGGCGAGCGCGTGGGTGCACTGTCTGTCGTGGCCTCGACTGCCGAAGAAGCGTCGCGCCTGCTGTCGCAGCTGAAGCGCGTGGTGCGCACCAACTACTCGAACCCGCCGGTACACGGCGGCAAAGTGGTCGCCACCGTGCTGTCGACACCGGAACTGCGCCAGCTGTGGGAAGACGAGCTGGGCGCGATGCGCGTGCGCATCAAGGCCACCCGCGACGAGTTCGTGCAGAAGCTGAAGGAAAAGGCACCTGGCCACGACTTCGCGTTCGTGCGCGAACAGGTGGGCATGTTCTCGTACTCGGGCCTGACGAAAGAGCAGGTTGCCAAGCTGCGCGAAGAATCGATCTACGCCGTGGACACTGGGCGCATCTGCGTGGCTGCGCTGAA is part of the Pseudoduganella lutea genome and encodes:
- the hflX gene encoding GTPase HflX, with the protein product MRAALVGVDFGQGDFGASIDELMLLARSAGAEPITTVTGKRSSPDAAYFVGSGKADEIGHAVQDHQLEIVIFNHALSPAQQRNLEKRLNVRVLDRTSLILDIFAQRAQSHEGKLQVELAQLQHLSTRLIRGWTHLERQKGGIGLRGPGETQLETDRRLIGERVRMLRARLAKLRKQHETQRRSRGRNNAFSVSLVGYTNAGKSTLFNALTKAGVYVADQLFATLDTTSRRVYMGEDAGNVVISDTVGFVRELPHQLVAAFRATLEETIHADLLLHVVDGASPVRMEQIEEVNAVLREIGADHIPQILVWNKIDAAGLEPAVERDEHDKIARVFISARTGEGLDLLRSSITEAAQVQREANLRPKDDTPPDAISTFTDV
- the hflK gene encoding FtsH protease activity modulator HflK: MPLSSLAKRLGLKLSLNDPRWGQDKDNNRQAQEGKKPGDGPPDLDQLWRDFNQRLNGLFGNKNRNNNNGGGGGGGNSGGGELRGAGVTVGAAAVIALLVWLASGAFIVQEGQKGIVTTFGRFSHETPAGFNWRWPYPFQANETVNVAQVRTVEVGYRGNTRNKQARESLMLTDDENIIDIQFAVQYQLSDPVAWLYNNRDAEDTVRQVAETAIREIVGRSKMDFVLYEGREKVAYDTQQLMQQILDRYASGAQVTNVTMQGVQPPEQVQTAFDDAVKAGQDRERLKNEGQAYANQVVPTARGAAFRLLQEAEAYRSMVEQNAAGNADRFKSVLVEYQKAPGVTRDRMYLDTMQQIFANTSKVMVDSKAGSNLLYLPLDKLIAQVAATEAQRANVTAPPPSAVLLPPPEQSYAGDQNRARESSRSREGR
- the hflC gene encoding protease modulator HflC — its product is MNRLVTIVVTAFIALMLLSSTVFVVDQRKFAIVFALGEVKQVIREPGLHFKLPPPFQNVIYLDKRIQTLDSPEADRFITAEKMNILVDSFVKWRIVDPRLYFVRFGGDEGRAGNRMAQIVKAALNEEITKRTVREVISGQRGKVMEGLRTKVENEAKQIGVQILDVRLKRVDYVEQINNSVYERMKAERLRVANELRSTGSADSEKIRADADKQRAVILAEAYREAEKIRGEGDAKASAIYAEAFGRNPEFYKFYRSLEAYRTSFKTKADVMLIDPNSEFFKYFKGSGSAGK
- a CDS encoding ATP phosphoribosyltransferase regulatory subunit, which encodes MPNWLLPEHIADVLPSEARKIEELRRLMLDNFRRYGYELVMPPLLEYVESLMTGAGQDTELRTFKLVDQITGRMLGLRADMTTQVARIDAHLLNRASVTRLCYAGPVLHTRPSGLHATREPLQIGAEIYGHAGLEADAEIQELALASLEMAGFADVRLDLAHVGVLRAILEQDAAAQRDHDAIVQLLRAKDVPGLREQTANYAAATRDALLALPNLYGDIDVLGTAKHALPDLPGIAKALAELAALAASAIGRAEVAIDLADLRGYQYESGATFALYVPGLPNAVARGGRYDHVGEAFGRARPATGYSMDLRELARLLPTADRKHAIRAPWGNSPELKERIAELRKAGEVVIQSLPGHSDEQDEFECDRALVLDESGSNWILKNLG
- a CDS encoding adenylosuccinate synthase; translated protein: MSKKITATNVVVIGTQWGDEGKGKIVDWLTEHAQGVVRFQGGHNAGHTLVIGGVKTALQLIPSGIMRPGVACYIGNGVVVSVPDVLREIDKLEAVGVEVASRLKVSEACPVILPYHTALDGAREAARGAAKIGTTGKGIGPAYEDKVARRAIRVADLLNEKRFAEKLAENLDYHNFVLENYLKAPKVEYQKTLDDALAYVPRLRPMVADVSSALYAAHKAGANLLFEGAQGSLLDVDHGTYPFVTSSNCVAGNAAAGAGVGPNMLHYILGITKAYTTRVGSGPFPSELPTDAGVGHHLAQVGHEFGTVTGRARRCGWFDAALLRRSVQINGVSGMCLTKLDVLDGIESLKLCTGYMIDGRKVDIFPVGAEDAARCEPIYEEMPGWTESTVGAKSLAALPANARAYIKRIEELVGVPVDMVSTGPDREETIVLRHPFE
- a CDS encoding phosphoribosyltransferase, encoding MSSPQSDNKHLWVTWDEYNRLVEGLALKVYESGFKFDMVLCLARGGVRPGDVFSRIFDVPLAILSTSSYRADKGTVQGDLDIAKYITVTRGTLAGKILLIDDLADSGVTLMKVIDHLKANYADVEEVRSAVIWTKGSSAFKPDYQMQELPHNPWIHQPFEDYDGLRPHQLASWLKKGEQSA
- a CDS encoding MarC family protein, with the translated sequence MTENFFQTFILLLLVTDPFGNVPLFAAALQPVAPARRPKIVVRECLIAFAVLLVFMFFGRPFLHALSLSEVSLRIAGSVILLMIAIRMVFPHPDGVLGRNEGGEPFIVPLAIPALAGPSALATVLLFSSETRGDVMIHVAALAAVVVVWLAVFLGAERLQKVLGTQVMTAFERLMGLILAAMSVEMMLGGIREFVKTL
- a CDS encoding sterol desaturase family protein, coding for MSELLALPVLALAFIALFTREVIAPASRNHCDRRWLLLASGTGAATVAVTLAAGWFFSTAIHEAALLDTSGWPVLATGFASFLATSFVFYWWHRATHRFDLLWRIFHQLHHSARRVEALTAFYAHPLDSAAAICISGCASYLLLGASPTAAAIALLLTGLFDLFLHGDIATPRWLGYLVQRPEMHTVHHQLHHHAQNYGLPVWDLLFGTWTNPEHRVAELGFDGDKPDRIADMLLFRDVHRPH
- the uvrB gene encoding excinuclease ABC subunit UvrB is translated as MADLSLAGAPEPTVLTFPDSPFKLHQPFPPAGDQPTAIDSLCEGIEDGLSFQTLLGVTGSGKTYTMANVIARMGRPAIVFAPNKTLAAQLYSEFREFFPQNAVEYFVSYYDYYQPEAYVPQRDLFIEKDSSINEHIEQMRLSCTKSLMERRDVVIVATVSAIYGIGNPNEYHQMILTLRAKDKVSQRDIIARLIQMQYTRNEVDFGRGTFRVRGDTIDIFPAEHAELAVRLEMWDDELESIQLFDPLTGRVRQKIPRFTVYPGSHYVTPRSTVLRAIESIKAELRDRLEFFRKEGKLIEEQRLEQRTRFDLEMMAEIGFTKGIENYSRHLSGALPGQPPPTLIDYLPQDALMFMDESHVLVGQLSAMYNGDRSRKTNLVDYGFRLPSALDNRPLKFEEFEGKMRQTVFVSATPADYEQKHADQVVEQVVRPTGLVDPQVIVRPARTQVDDLLSEINDRVAKNERVLVTTLTKRMSEQLTEYLSDHGIKVRYLHSDIETVERVEILRDLRIGTFDVVVGINLLREGLDLPEVSLVAILDADKEGFLRSERSLIQTIGRAARNLNGVALLYADQMTDSMKRAIDETERRRAKQLAHNEKHGIIARGVNKVIKDMIDGVYDPNRESTNLKAAQETAKYESMNEKQASKEIKRLEKLMVEHAKNLEFEKAAQVRDQLHLLKEQMFGAPGADVISITGK
- a CDS encoding amino acid aminotransferase, translated to MTNPSVFSAIEMAPRDPILGITEAFNADTNPNKINLGVGVYYDDNGKVPLLSCVQKAENILIEQPAPRTYLPIEGLAAYDKAVQELVFGADSAVVQERRAITVQALGGTGALKLGADFLKRFSPNSEVFISDPSWENHRALFESAGFKVNNYAYYDAATHGVNFEGMLAALKAMPQGAVVVLHACCHNPTGADLSQQEWDQVIDAVVTRGLIPFLDMAYQGFGAGIAEDGAVVRRFAATGVPLLVSNSFSKSFSLYGERVGALSVVASTAEEASRLLSQLKRVVRTNYSNPPVHGGKVVATVLSTPELRQLWEDELGAMRVRIKATRDEFVQKLKEKAPGHDFAFVREQVGMFSYSGLTKEQVAKLREESIYAVDTGRICVAALNSKNIDIVVDAIAKVL